A single Oncorhynchus tshawytscha isolate Ot180627B linkage group LG01, Otsh_v2.0, whole genome shotgun sequence DNA region contains:
- the mrpl55 gene encoding 39S ribosomal protein L55, mitochondrial yields the protein MALHKAWTSKSVLNRCLQEMVAQSHFLRVSSLHTTTTQHNSNKTSIVRSSRQKYERLYPLLLVQPDGSTINIRYKEPKRILMMPVDISTLSEEERKMRMRKRDPRKGAVKQRTVEFEDDFKVDDYSKFWKK from the exons ATGGCCCTACATAAAGCATGGACGTCGAAGAGTGTTTTAAACAG ATGTCTACAAGAGATGGTTGCTCAGAGTCATTTCCTTCGTGTATCAAGTTTACACACAACAACCACTCAGCACAACTCCAACAAGACATCAATTGTACGAAGCAGTCGACAGAAGTATGAACGGTTGTATCCACTGTTGCTCGTACAACCCGATGGTTCCACAATTAACATTCGGTACAAAGAGCCCAAGAGGATACTCATG ATGCCTGTGGACATCAGTACACTCTCAGAGGAAGAAAGGAAAATGAGGATGCGGAAGCGGGATCCCAGGAAGGGAGCTGTTAAGCAGAGGACAGTGGAATTCGAAGATGATTTCAAAGTGGATGATTACAGCAAGTTTTGGAAGAAGTGA